Proteins co-encoded in one Gehongia tenuis genomic window:
- a CDS encoding ComEA family DNA-binding protein: MKTSRIVLALLVLAVLAGMAVYGQLLPASLSATEPASSTIQVDVQGAVQHPGLYELPYDARLEDAIEAAGGSNGDTKELNLAERLSDGQKITVPGADGGAASASTEEPSVSSKPASAPSAEPIPPSESSPSASKSPDVEKININTAGKEQLMELPGIGEVKAEAIIAYRESSGGFHAVEELLNVKGIGEKTLEKLKPLVSIE, translated from the coding sequence ATGAAGACTTCCCGTATTGTGCTGGCATTGCTGGTCCTGGCCGTTCTGGCGGGGATGGCCGTGTACGGTCAGCTTCTTCCCGCATCCCTTTCGGCGACCGAACCGGCATCTTCTACCATTCAGGTGGATGTTCAGGGCGCCGTTCAGCATCCCGGCCTCTACGAGCTGCCTTATGACGCCAGACTGGAGGACGCCATTGAGGCTGCCGGCGGTTCGAACGGGGATACAAAGGAGCTGAACTTGGCGGAGCGCCTCTCCGACGGACAAAAAATCACGGTCCCTGGTGCGGACGGCGGCGCTGCCTCCGCTTCCACGGAGGAACCATCAGTATCTTCAAAACCGGCTTCCGCCCCATCTGCCGAGCCGATTCCCCCTTCCGAATCGTCACCATCCGCCTCCAAATCCCCGGACGTTGAAAAAATCAACATCAACACCGCCGGAAAGGAACAGCTTATGGAGCTGCCCGGCATCGGTGAGGTTAAGGCGGAAGCTATCATCGCCTACCGCGAGAGTTCCGGAGGCTTCCATGCGGTGGAAGAGCTGCTGAACGTCAAGGGAATCGGCGAAAAGACTTTGGAGAAATTGAAACCGCTGGTATCCATCGAATAA
- a CDS encoding TIGR03905 family TSCPD domain-containing protein yields MFEYKTRGTCSTRIELDIDGDRIQKVKFKNGCDGNLQGISRLVEGMRIDDVIAKCEGVDCRGKGTSCPDQLARALKEYKSAQGS; encoded by the coding sequence ATGTTTGAATACAAAACCCGGGGAACCTGTTCCACTCGGATTGAGCTTGATATCGATGGGGACCGCATTCAAAAAGTGAAGTTTAAAAATGGCTGTGACGGCAACCTTCAGGGGATCAGCCGTTTGGTGGAAGGTATGAGAATCGATGATGTGATCGCAAAATGCGAGGGCGTGGACTGCCGCGGCAAGGGCACATCCTGCCCCGACCAGCTGGCCCGCGCCCTCAAAGAATACAAGAGTGCTCAGGGCTCCTGA
- a CDS encoding DNA polymerase Y family protein, with translation MDRIILHCDLNAFYASVECLYRPDVAHLPVAVGGDEQMRHGIVLAKNEKAKAFGIATGEPLWKAREKCPGLVILPPHSRRYLHFSQLARNIYQRYTNRIEPFGIDEAWLDITEKGMDMAAGRHVADDIRGAVQRELGVTVSVGVSFNKVFAKLGSDFKKPNGTTVIARPDVSRLVWPLPGERLLFVGRSAKNVLHKVGLFTIRDIAHASPRVLKGCLGKAGENLWRYANGLDDSPVAMVDETDPIKGLGNSITTARNLTRQEEIRFVFAHLAQSVSKRLRKQGLVGSTLQIYVRFSDLSHLEHQGQLPAPTQLEDDLTREAWRLFQGVRVQKPIRALGIRLTQLQSVEEAAQLSLLWNEKKRQQTAQLEQCLDQIHRRFGPESVRKAPGLDENLVSLVRSTGVASLPGRPHAF, from the coding sequence GTGGACCGAATCATTCTGCACTGTGATTTGAACGCTTTTTATGCCTCGGTCGAATGTCTGTACCGGCCGGATGTTGCTCATCTGCCGGTGGCCGTGGGCGGAGATGAGCAGATGCGTCACGGCATCGTGCTGGCCAAAAACGAGAAGGCCAAAGCCTTTGGCATCGCCACCGGCGAGCCCCTATGGAAGGCCCGGGAAAAGTGTCCAGGCCTTGTGATCCTGCCGCCCCACTCCCGGCGCTATCTCCATTTTTCCCAGCTGGCCCGAAATATCTACCAGCGCTACACCAATCGCATCGAGCCCTTCGGCATCGACGAGGCCTGGCTGGATATCACCGAAAAGGGCATGGATATGGCGGCGGGACGGCACGTTGCTGATGACATCCGCGGAGCCGTTCAGCGGGAGCTGGGCGTGACCGTATCGGTGGGTGTGTCCTTCAACAAGGTCTTTGCCAAGCTGGGCAGCGATTTTAAAAAGCCCAACGGTACCACCGTCATTGCCCGGCCGGACGTGTCCAGGCTGGTGTGGCCGCTCCCTGGGGAGCGGCTGCTGTTCGTGGGCCGCTCCGCCAAAAATGTCCTGCACAAGGTGGGCCTTTTCACCATTCGGGACATCGCTCACGCCTCCCCCAGGGTGCTGAAGGGCTGTTTGGGCAAGGCTGGTGAAAACCTGTGGCGCTATGCCAACGGCCTGGACGACAGCCCCGTGGCCATGGTGGACGAGACGGACCCCATCAAGGGACTGGGCAACAGCATCACCACCGCCCGCAATCTCACCCGCCAGGAGGAGATCCGCTTCGTGTTCGCCCATCTGGCCCAGAGCGTATCCAAACGGCTGCGCAAGCAAGGTCTGGTGGGCAGCACGCTGCAAATCTATGTCCGGTTCAGTGATCTTTCCCATCTGGAGCATCAGGGCCAGCTCCCCGCACCCACCCAGCTGGAAGACGATCTGACCCGGGAGGCCTGGCGCCTCTTCCAGGGCGTAAGGGTACAAAAGCCCATCCGCGCCCTGGGCATCCGCCTCACCCAGCTCCAGTCCGTCGAAGAGGCCGCCCAGCTTTCACTGCTGTGGAACGAAAAAAAGCGCCAACAAACGGCGCAGCTTGAACAATGTCTGGATCAAATTCATCGGCGTTTCGGTCCGGAAAGCGTACGGAAAGCCCCCGGCCTGGATGAGAACCTGGTCTCCCTGGTCCGGAGCACGGGCGTGGCTTCCCTCCCCGGCCGCCCTCACGCCTTTTGA
- a CDS encoding helix-turn-helix domain-containing protein, whose translation MSIDYAAIGRRIQGMRKKSKRTQENLAEYLSVSVGYISQIERGVTKINLDTLSEIARWLECDITALVSGITPQQSSYLKDEIGQIYAGMNEQQRKVLLEIALAIQKYG comes from the coding sequence ATGAGTATCGATTATGCTGCAATCGGCAGACGCATTCAAGGAATGCGCAAAAAAAGCAAAAGAACGCAGGAGAATCTAGCGGAATATCTATCCGTGTCCGTAGGATACATCAGTCAGATCGAACGGGGCGTAACCAAGATCAATCTGGACACCCTTTCCGAAATTGCTCGATGGCTCGAGTGCGATATTACCGCTTTGGTTTCGGGGATCACGCCCCAACAGAGCTCCTATTTAAAGGATGAAATCGGCCAAATCTATGCCGGTATGAATGAACAGCAGCGGAAGGTGCTGCTGGAAATTGCGCTGGCCATACAAAAATACGGATGA
- a CDS encoding response regulator transcription factor, with protein sequence MIDILIVEDDLHIAKMIEATLSIGGYQGHICENGRDAVERIMGEHFDLILLDVMLPDMDGFEVIQRVQNRGTPVIFLTARQEVADKVRGLRLGAEDYIVKPFEAVELLARVEVVLRRSNRGRNVLAFEDIVVNLDEHTVRKGDRLVSLTPKEFDVLVFFLQNLDIALTRERLLAAVWGYAFEGESRTVDIHVQHVRKKLGLQQKLVTVPKLGYRLES encoded by the coding sequence GTGATTGATATTTTGATTGTGGAGGACGATCTTCATATTGCCAAGATGATTGAAGCCACCCTGTCCATCGGCGGCTATCAGGGCCATATCTGCGAAAACGGCAGGGACGCGGTGGAGCGCATCATGGGTGAGCATTTCGATCTTATTCTGCTGGATGTGATGCTGCCGGATATGGATGGATTCGAGGTCATTCAGCGGGTTCAGAACAGAGGCACTCCGGTGATCTTTCTTACCGCCCGGCAGGAGGTGGCGGATAAGGTTCGGGGACTTCGGCTGGGCGCGGAGGACTACATCGTCAAACCCTTTGAAGCGGTGGAGCTGCTGGCCCGGGTGGAGGTGGTGCTGCGGCGCTCCAACCGGGGCCGGAACGTGCTGGCCTTTGAGGACATCGTGGTCAATCTGGACGAGCACACGGTGCGAAAGGGGGACAGGCTGGTGAGCCTGACGCCCAAGGAGTTCGACGTGCTGGTCTTCTTTTTGCAGAACCTGGATATCGCCCTCACCCGGGAACGGCTTTTGGCCGCCGTGTGGGGATATGCCTTCGAAGGCGAGAGCCGCACGGTGGATATCCATGTGCAGCACGTACGAAAGAAGCTGGGACTTCAGCAAAAGCTGGTGACCGTTCCCAAGCTGGGTTACCGTTTGGAGAGTTGA
- a CDS encoding sensor histidine kinase — translation MKLWQKIFLCTLILVILAVDMTAVLLLRNTHELMVEREQSRALSEHEYLVATLKNTVTYERLRQGKVVLEDEDIRGYARDVMNAQQGSGSTGATLFLEGRSVLSTSKCSSELELALVKAGEGTGKHLVEIVDGAGGTYMLAFSQFELSDTTYDLVTSTDVSAIYALRAEQLKYTQIISIVCALAAAGILLALVLILLRPLQRINESTRQIAQGNYGVRVTVKGRSELSELSENMNAMADAVEQNVDALEQVAEDRRIFIANLAHEMKTPLTSILGFADLLRVKRVVSDRERQEYAGIIVEETKRLRALSGKLMELITLGQTKMDFKDVPLKEAMDEMAVVLTPIMEKNELTLVHESPEVTIRADMELFKSMLYNLVDNAVKASKPGQTIEMMAGFHRERLVIAIRDYGHGIPKKEISQIVKPFYMLDKARSRKAGGAGLGLALCVEIARLHGAELKIQSAVGKGTMVQIVFRKGAAS, via the coding sequence ATGAAGCTTTGGCAAAAAATCTTCCTGTGCACCTTGATTCTGGTGATTCTGGCTGTGGATATGACGGCGGTTTTGCTATTGCGCAACACCCATGAACTGATGGTGGAGCGGGAACAGTCCCGGGCGCTGTCGGAACATGAGTATCTGGTGGCCACCCTGAAGAACACCGTGACCTATGAACGGCTGCGGCAGGGTAAAGTGGTGCTGGAGGATGAGGACATCCGCGGCTATGCCCGGGATGTGATGAACGCTCAGCAGGGAAGCGGCAGCACAGGAGCCACGCTGTTTTTGGAGGGGAGGTCCGTTCTCAGCACCAGCAAATGCTCATCCGAACTGGAGCTGGCCCTTGTCAAGGCGGGGGAAGGGACGGGCAAGCATCTGGTGGAGATTGTGGACGGTGCCGGCGGCACTTACATGCTGGCCTTCTCCCAGTTTGAACTTTCCGATACCACTTACGATCTGGTAACCTCCACCGATGTTTCGGCAATCTACGCCCTGAGAGCGGAGCAGCTCAAATATACGCAGATCATCAGCATCGTGTGTGCGCTGGCGGCGGCGGGAATTCTTTTGGCGCTGGTGCTGATTTTGCTCAGGCCCCTGCAGCGGATCAATGAGAGCACCCGGCAGATCGCCCAGGGCAACTATGGCGTTCGGGTCACGGTCAAAGGCCGAAGCGAGCTGTCTGAACTCTCGGAAAACATGAACGCAATGGCGGACGCCGTGGAGCAGAACGTGGATGCACTGGAACAGGTGGCGGAAGACCGGCGGATTTTTATTGCCAATCTGGCCCATGAGATGAAAACGCCGCTCACCTCCATTTTGGGCTTTGCCGACCTGCTTCGGGTGAAGCGGGTGGTAAGCGATCGGGAGCGGCAGGAATACGCCGGCATCATCGTGGAGGAGACCAAGCGCCTCCGGGCCCTGTCGGGCAAGCTGATGGAACTCATCACCCTGGGGCAGACCAAGATGGATTTTAAGGATGTTCCGCTGAAGGAGGCCATGGACGAGATGGCCGTGGTACTCACGCCCATTATGGAGAAAAATGAGCTCACTTTGGTCCATGAGTCGCCAGAGGTGACCATTCGGGCCGATATGGAGCTTTTTAAATCCATGCTGTACAATCTGGTGGATAATGCCGTCAAGGCGTCCAAACCCGGTCAGACCATAGAGATGATGGCGGGCTTTCACCGGGAACGATTGGTGATTGCCATCCGGGATTACGGTCACGGCATTCCCAAAAAGGAGATATCCCAAATCGTAAAACCCTTCTATATGCTGGATAAGGCTCGCTCCCGGAAGGCAGGAGGCGCGGGCCTTGGGCTGGCCCTTTGCGTGGAAATTGCAAGGCTGCATGGTGCGGAGCTCAAGATTCAAAGCGCCGTGGGCAAGGGCACGATGGTGCAGATCGTCTTCAGAAAGGGGGCCGCCTCGTGA
- a CDS encoding aldo/keto reductase, producing MIYHDLGRSGLKASCVGLGCEYLVDKSFSEVDRVIGTAVDGDINILDVFMPQPEVRDNIGRALEGRREKVLLQGHICTVCEDGQYARTRDLKRTKAYFEDFYTRYRTDYVDIGMIHFVDSPEEVHVVLEEGVMDYARSLKKAGRVRTLGVSSHNPVTARMMVETGLVDVLMFSINPAYDMLPKDVNSDDMFKSETYESDNFRGLDPERAKLYATCEALGVGITVMKPLAGGAMISPSRTPFDRVMTVPQLIHYALSKPAVASVLVGCANEAEVKEALRYLEAPKDELEDLSVLAESPKYSMSGKCMYCNHCQPCPSGIDIAAVTKYTDLYEYTKAPTVLEHYRALEKHASDCIQCGQCEPRCPFAVRVRENMIKAQGMFRD from the coding sequence ATGATTTATCATGATTTGGGCCGTAGCGGCCTTAAAGCGAGCTGTGTAGGCCTTGGATGTGAGTACCTGGTGGATAAAAGTTTTTCCGAGGTGGATCGGGTGATCGGGACTGCTGTGGACGGCGACATCAATATATTGGATGTCTTCATGCCTCAGCCGGAGGTGCGGGACAATATTGGCAGGGCGCTGGAGGGACGGCGGGAAAAGGTGCTGCTCCAGGGGCATATCTGCACGGTTTGTGAGGACGGCCAATATGCCCGGACCCGGGATTTGAAGCGGACGAAGGCCTATTTTGAGGATTTCTATACCCGATACCGCACGGACTATGTGGATATCGGCATGATCCATTTTGTGGATTCGCCGGAGGAAGTCCATGTCGTTCTGGAGGAGGGCGTGATGGACTACGCCCGCTCGCTCAAGAAAGCGGGGCGGGTGCGCACCCTGGGAGTGAGCTCCCATAACCCGGTGACCGCCAGGATGATGGTGGAGACGGGACTTGTGGATGTGCTCATGTTTTCCATCAATCCGGCCTATGACATGCTTCCCAAAGACGTGAACAGCGATGATATGTTCAAAAGTGAGACCTATGAGAGCGATAATTTTCGGGGGTTGGATCCGGAGCGTGCGAAGCTCTATGCGACCTGTGAGGCGTTGGGCGTGGGAATCACGGTGATGAAGCCGCTGGCCGGCGGCGCCATGATCTCGCCGTCGAGAACCCCCTTCGACCGCGTCATGACGGTACCTCAGCTCATCCACTATGCGCTCTCGAAACCGGCGGTGGCCAGCGTTCTTGTGGGCTGTGCCAATGAGGCGGAGGTGAAGGAGGCGCTGCGTTATCTCGAGGCGCCGAAGGACGAGCTGGAGGATCTGTCGGTGCTGGCCGAATCTCCGAAGTATTCCATGAGCGGCAAGTGCATGTACTGCAATCACTGCCAGCCTTGCCCGTCGGGTATCGACATCGCGGCGGTGACCAAATACACGGACCTCTACGAGTATACAAAGGCTCCCACGGTGCTGGAGCACTATCGGGCGCTGGAAAAGCATGCGTCCGACTGCATTCAGTGCGGTCAGTGCGAACCGCGCTGCCCCTTTGCCGTTCGGGTGCGGGAGAACATGATAAAGGCGCAGGGGATGTTCCGTGATTGA
- the alr gene encoding alanine racemase has product MSEAYKMQVATAEEAHGAEVMVNVLAIQHNVKVFKNMGTKLMAVIKNNGYGMGLVEYARILLRAGADALAVGSYAEAMKLRSQGVDGELLLLTPILSVAHLKKLMERRVTLVLGGVRQMECVLEAAALCHQRPRVHVALDTGLGRYGFSPVELPRFISRAAEFDIEGTYTHFAAPYQDEALTRKQFKLFKQCVNVLKNKGVPTGRLHCCASGAALRFPEMRMDMIRIGSGLVGGVPEFYRYGLKKAWKLKAPVLRIRWVKAGERPGYGARTLLKRRTRVAVIAAGYADGIFMERADQHIFRLAPLSWMRYTVKTLLNGLTVWINDEPAKVIGSVGANYFMVEADKLEIDEGDMVELKSNPILLSQHLKRDYRFY; this is encoded by the coding sequence GTGAGCGAAGCCTATAAAATGCAGGTTGCGACAGCGGAGGAGGCCCATGGCGCTGAAGTGATGGTAAACGTATTGGCCATTCAGCACAACGTGAAAGTTTTTAAAAATATGGGCACGAAACTGATGGCGGTGATCAAAAACAATGGTTATGGCATGGGTCTGGTGGAATATGCGAGAATCCTGCTGAGGGCGGGCGCCGATGCCCTGGCAGTGGGCAGCTATGCGGAGGCTATGAAATTAAGAAGCCAGGGCGTGGATGGGGAACTGCTGCTTTTGACGCCCATTCTGTCGGTGGCCCATCTCAAAAAGCTGATGGAGCGGAGAGTGACCCTGGTCCTCGGCGGCGTCAGGCAGATGGAATGCGTGCTGGAAGCTGCGGCTCTCTGTCACCAAAGACCCAGGGTGCACGTTGCGCTGGATACGGGCCTTGGCCGTTACGGATTCTCACCGGTCGAGCTCCCCCGGTTCATTTCAAGGGCTGCGGAATTCGATATCGAAGGGACCTACACCCACTTTGCCGCACCTTATCAGGACGAGGCTCTGACCCGTAAGCAGTTCAAGCTCTTTAAACAATGTGTGAATGTTTTGAAAAATAAGGGCGTCCCCACCGGGCGTCTGCATTGTTGCGCCTCCGGGGCTGCGCTTCGCTTTCCGGAGATGCGTATGGACATGATACGCATTGGTTCGGGGCTGGTGGGCGGCGTCCCGGAATTCTACAGATATGGCCTCAAGAAAGCCTGGAAGCTGAAGGCGCCTGTGCTTCGTATACGCTGGGTGAAGGCGGGGGAGCGGCCGGGCTACGGTGCGAGGACCCTGCTCAAACGCCGCACCCGGGTGGCGGTTATCGCGGCGGGTTATGCCGACGGCATCTTCATGGAAAGAGCGGATCAGCATATCTTCCGCCTTGCGCCCTTGTCGTGGATGCGATACACCGTTAAAACACTTTTGAACGGACTCACGGTTTGGATCAACGATGAACCGGCCAAGGTGATTGGCAGCGTGGGTGCGAACTACTTCATGGTGGAGGCGGACAAACTTGAGATCGACGAGGGGGACATGGTGGAACTGAAGAGCAATCCCATCCTGCTTTCCCAGCATTTAAAGCGGGACTACCGTTTCTATTAG
- a CDS encoding YncE family protein, with protein sequence MKRLWVANMGEDTLWRIDPESQKTKRIDIAAINRGLGRSVPAVGPCHLATDGESLFCVNAFDESVTALSAEEGEILGAKSVAAHPVHVTLSPCGTYLVVCCGDANCLYILDKATLKPMFSVPVGLYPCCALFTPDGSMLVVANADSRDVMLLDGEDLHLLGIFQVDGAPQCMAFYQKRGEILVSVTGVDYEGSGWMDFISLGEGRKIARMPMGVAPGGIGVLQNEAWVANTGSGRLSVLSLEEPAVVDLVPAGSMPWHVWAEGDTVFVTDLEDETVTAFSAETRQPLFSLPTGKEPSDLLLL encoded by the coding sequence ATGAAGAGGTTATGGGTTGCAAACATGGGGGAGGATACTCTGTGGCGGATTGATCCGGAAAGCCAAAAGACCAAGCGGATTGATATTGCCGCCATCAACCGGGGCCTGGGACGAAGCGTTCCTGCGGTGGGACCCTGCCATCTGGCGACGGATGGGGAGAGTCTTTTTTGCGTGAATGCCTTTGATGAGAGCGTTACGGCTTTAAGCGCCGAGGAGGGCGAGATCCTGGGCGCCAAAAGCGTGGCCGCCCATCCCGTCCATGTGACCCTGTCGCCCTGCGGCACCTATCTTGTGGTGTGCTGCGGCGATGCAAACTGTCTGTATATTCTGGATAAGGCCACCTTGAAACCCATGTTCAGCGTTCCGGTGGGCTTATATCCCTGCTGCGCTTTGTTCACACCCGATGGTTCCATGCTGGTGGTGGCCAACGCCGATTCCCGGGATGTGATGCTGCTGGACGGCGAGGATCTCCATCTTTTGGGCATCTTTCAGGTGGATGGCGCGCCCCAGTGCATGGCCTTCTATCAAAAACGGGGAGAAATCCTGGTCTCGGTCACCGGAGTGGATTACGAGGGCAGCGGCTGGATGGACTTTATCAGCCTGGGCGAAGGCAGGAAGATCGCCCGTATGCCCATGGGCGTTGCGCCGGGCGGCATAGGCGTCCTTCAAAACGAAGCCTGGGTGGCCAATACCGGCAGCGGGCGGTTGAGCGTGCTCAGTCTTGAAGAGCCCGCCGTGGTGGACTTGGTGCCGGCGGGTTCCATGCCCTGGCATGTCTGGGCGGAGGGGGATACGGTCTTTGTCACCGATCTGGAGGATGAGACGGTGACCGCCTTTTCCGCCGAAACACGGCAGCCTCTCTTTTCCCTGCCAACCGGTAAGGAGCCCAGCGATCTTCTCCTGTTATAA
- the galE gene encoding UDP-glucose 4-epimerase GalE codes for MSSILILGGAGYIGSHTARYFKDRGRELVVYDNLSTGFRDSVKNITFVEGDLHDTRGLERVMERHRVDAVIHFAAFSQVGESMVNPEKYYYNNLAGTLSVLRAMVNQQVQNIVFSSTAAVYGDPVRIPIVETADKKPKNIYGKTKLIIENILKDYEGPYGVRSVCLRYFNAAGAHPDATIGESHRPESHLIPLVLQAALGQRDHLDIFGDDYETPDGTCVRDYIHVMDLADAHYRALEHLQRGGASAAYNLGNGSGFSVRQVIEAARYVTGREIRAEVRPRRAGDPAILIASSDRISRELGWQPKMPELDRIIATAWEWHRTHPDGYER; via the coding sequence ATGTCCAGTATTTTGATTCTGGGAGGCGCCGGCTATATCGGCAGCCACACTGCTCGCTATTTCAAAGACCGCGGCAGAGAACTGGTGGTTTATGATAATCTCAGCACGGGTTTCCGGGATTCGGTGAAGAATATTACCTTTGTGGAAGGGGACTTGCACGACACCCGGGGCCTGGAACGGGTTATGGAGCGGCATCGGGTGGATGCGGTGATTCATTTTGCCGCCTTCAGCCAGGTGGGCGAGTCCATGGTCAATCCGGAAAAATATTATTACAACAACCTGGCGGGCACACTGTCCGTGCTTCGGGCCATGGTGAACCAGCAGGTTCAAAACATTGTCTTTTCCTCCACGGCGGCGGTGTACGGCGATCCTGTCCGCATTCCCATTGTGGAGACGGCGGATAAGAAGCCAAAGAACATCTACGGCAAGACCAAGCTTATCATTGAGAACATTTTGAAGGACTACGAAGGGCCTTACGGCGTCCGCTCCGTGTGCCTGAGATATTTCAATGCGGCGGGCGCTCATCCCGATGCCACCATCGGCGAAAGCCACCGCCCGGAGAGCCATCTCATTCCGCTGGTGCTGCAGGCGGCCCTGGGCCAGCGGGATCATTTGGATATCTTTGGCGATGATTACGAGACGCCGGACGGCACCTGTGTCCGGGATTATATCCATGTCATGGATCTGGCTGACGCCCATTATCGGGCGCTTGAGCATCTGCAAAGAGGCGGCGCTTCCGCGGCTTACAACCTGGGCAACGGCAGCGGATTCTCGGTACGCCAGGTTATTGAGGCGGCCCGATACGTGACCGGCCGGGAGATCCGTGCGGAGGTCAGGCCCCGGCGTGCGGGAGATCCGGCCATCCTGATCGCAAGCTCGGACAGGATTTCAAGGGAACTGGGCTGGCAGCCCAAAATGCCTGAATTGGATCGAATCATTGCAACCGCCTGGGAATGGCACCGCACTCATCCCGATGGATATGAACGGTAA
- the ytxC gene encoding putative sporulation protein YtxC produces the protein MEYRIGVREDTFDLQGILADRADDYKLNACFEMDDDGCLLHVPEEKRREVSVLLADVIMNGLPQNMVSKLIEKYCSSFNAYDRWRIEHMVLDSWQDMKENHGAGFARWSLRVTDEVEDYLLTSKEMMLDGFVRFRLKDWVRYWEQKVKRAAEELLIEREYMQFIRLLRIFVDTQEPKIDRVNITLDANGQYLLTDGQGEPIEDETLFEMEDELSRMQLGKADILLSSLITISPGKVHMDAHVARDAEVMETIRQVFQARLVIDQEP, from the coding sequence ATGGAGTACAGGATCGGGGTGCGGGAGGATACCTTTGATTTGCAGGGCATTTTGGCGGATCGTGCGGACGATTATAAGCTGAATGCATGCTTTGAAATGGACGACGACGGCTGCCTCCTGCACGTGCCCGAAGAAAAGCGGCGGGAAGTAAGCGTGCTGTTGGCGGACGTGATCATGAACGGTCTGCCGCAGAATATGGTGTCCAAACTGATCGAAAAATATTGCTCATCCTTCAATGCCTATGACCGTTGGCGCATCGAACACATGGTGCTGGACAGCTGGCAGGACATGAAGGAAAACCATGGAGCCGGCTTCGCCCGGTGGAGCCTTCGCGTAACCGACGAGGTGGAGGACTATCTTTTGACCTCGAAGGAAATGATGCTGGACGGCTTTGTCCGTTTCCGGCTGAAGGACTGGGTGCGCTACTGGGAACAGAAAGTCAAAAGAGCAGCGGAGGAGCTGCTCATCGAACGGGAATATATGCAGTTTATCCGGCTGCTGCGTATCTTCGTGGACACGCAGGAGCCCAAGATTGACCGGGTCAACATCACCCTGGACGCTAACGGCCAGTACCTCCTGACCGATGGCCAGGGCGAACCCATCGAGGACGAGACCCTTTTTGAGATGGAGGATGAACTTTCAAGGATGCAGCTTGGCAAGGCCGATATCCTTCTCAGCTCCCTCATCACCATTTCGCCCGGCAAGGTCCATATGGACGCTCACGTGGCCCGGGATGCCGAGGTCATGGAAACCATCCGACAGGTCTTTCAGGCGCGTCTTGTCATCGATCAGGAGCCCTGA